From a single Lactococcus allomyrinae genomic region:
- a CDS encoding glutamate synthase subunit beta: MADPNGFLKYQKVNNPYREVAERVRDFAELQVPLSVEERKRQAARCMHCDVPFCHQGIFYGGKRVVSGCPNDNHIPEWNDLIYRGVQKKAYERLVLTNPFPEFTGRVCPAPCEKSCAEALHGEGITIKDNERFLGDLANDSGWVFEAGQAAEPTGFEIAVIGSGPAGLAAAWRLNQLGHTVTVFEKSDRFGGLLMYGIPNMKLDKDVVQARIDLMEKLGVQFVANTEIGRDLSYDDLDSRFDKVILAIGAGVPRDLPIAGRELSGIRFAVDFLTETTKTVLEIGENNVPKSLEGKKVIVIGGGDTGNDCIGTAVRLGATRVQQLEITPPLPFERTENNPWPEWPMVLKQGYGQEEAQFAGNIDLTAYKMTATQFISNNQGQIKALQVAEVGPDFKPVTGTEKLLEANLVLLAMGFVSTDKDLLSTFGVKEIYDNYTTNNDKILVAGDARRGPSLVIWAIREGRKAAEVIDEQLTKMVTSY; the protein is encoded by the coding sequence ATGGCAGATCCAAATGGATTTTTAAAATATCAAAAAGTAAATAATCCTTATAGGGAAGTTGCGGAGCGTGTACGCGATTTTGCAGAATTGCAAGTTCCTTTATCCGTAGAAGAACGAAAAAGACAAGCAGCGCGCTGTATGCACTGTGATGTGCCATTTTGTCATCAAGGAATCTTTTATGGTGGCAAACGAGTAGTTTCTGGTTGTCCAAATGATAATCATATTCCAGAGTGGAATGATTTGATTTATAGAGGAGTTCAGAAAAAAGCTTATGAACGTCTAGTATTAACTAACCCATTTCCAGAATTTACAGGACGAGTTTGTCCTGCACCGTGTGAAAAATCTTGTGCTGAAGCACTTCATGGTGAAGGGATAACTATTAAAGATAACGAACGTTTCCTTGGAGATTTAGCCAATGATTCAGGTTGGGTATTTGAAGCTGGGCAAGCAGCAGAGCCAACAGGTTTTGAAATTGCAGTGATTGGTTCAGGTCCTGCAGGTCTAGCTGCAGCCTGGAGGCTTAATCAGCTTGGACATACTGTCACGGTATTTGAAAAATCAGACCGTTTTGGTGGTTTGCTGATGTATGGTATTCCTAACATGAAGCTTGATAAGGACGTTGTTCAGGCACGAATTGATTTAATGGAAAAACTAGGTGTCCAATTTGTAGCGAATACTGAGATTGGACGTGATTTAAGTTATGATGATTTAGATAGCCGATTTGATAAAGTAATATTGGCAATTGGAGCTGGGGTACCAAGAGATTTACCTATCGCTGGTCGCGAATTATCAGGGATTCGTTTTGCAGTAGATTTTTTAACTGAAACAACAAAAACTGTACTCGAGATTGGTGAAAATAATGTTCCGAAATCACTTGAAGGAAAAAAAGTAATTGTTATCGGAGGTGGAGATACAGGAAATGACTGCATCGGGACAGCCGTTCGTCTCGGAGCAACTCGTGTTCAACAACTTGAAATTACGCCTCCTTTGCCTTTTGAGCGGACAGAAAATAATCCTTGGCCAGAATGGCCGATGGTTCTAAAACAAGGTTATGGACAGGAAGAAGCACAATTTGCGGGAAATATTGATTTGACTGCTTATAAAATGACTGCAACACAGTTTATCAGTAATAATCAAGGGCAAATCAAAGCATTACAAGTTGCTGAAGTTGGTCCAGATTTTAAACCTGTTACAGGTACTGAAAAATTACTAGAAGCTAATCTTGTATTGCTTGCGATGGGTTTTGTCAGTACTGACAAAGATTTACTGAGCACTTTCGGGGTAAAAGAAATTTACGATAATTATACAACTAATAATGACAAGATTCTGGTTGCTGGAGACGCAAGGCGTGGCCCCTCTCTCGTTATCTGGGCCATTCGTGAAGGGAGAAAAGCAGCTGAGGTTATTGATGAACAGCTGACAAAAATGGTTACGAGTTACTGA
- a CDS encoding mechanosensitive ion channel family protein, which yields MNFLKINWEDLGALLLDKLITIILVSLLFFILYQAGTRIVKRLFKNYSEQKWTDTSRILTLSRLTTSGIHYLTVFLYIYTVLGLIGIPVGNVLAGAGIIGVALGFAGRDLVADIINGFFIIVEHQINVGDTVAFSGLDIEGIVKTVGIRSITVIGADGATTFIPNRNIAALKNYSYTARTVNLDVPVDLSVLTETKAHILSVNADYPQVKFAGIINHEEKLFIRSTLTASSAELPALKMEILDKYYDNSY from the coding sequence ATGAACTTTTTAAAAATAAATTGGGAAGATTTAGGCGCGCTTCTCCTTGATAAATTAATCACTATTATCCTTGTCAGCCTACTTTTTTTTATTCTTTATCAAGCTGGAACTCGAATTGTAAAGCGACTTTTCAAAAACTATAGCGAACAAAAATGGACGGATACTTCTCGAATTTTAACACTCTCTAGACTTACAACCAGTGGCATCCATTACCTTACCGTTTTTCTATATATCTACACGGTTCTTGGGCTTATCGGCATTCCTGTAGGCAACGTTTTAGCTGGCGCTGGAATTATTGGTGTGGCACTTGGCTTTGCGGGACGTGATTTAGTTGCTGATATTATCAATGGATTTTTTATCATTGTTGAACATCAAATTAATGTTGGCGATACTGTGGCCTTTTCTGGTTTAGATATTGAAGGAATTGTCAAAACTGTAGGTATCCGCTCTATTACTGTCATTGGGGCAGATGGCGCAACTACTTTTATCCCAAATCGTAACATTGCCGCACTAAAAAACTACTCTTATACGGCTCGCACAGTCAATCTTGATGTTCCTGTAGACCTGTCAGTACTGACAGAAACAAAAGCACATATTTTATCAGTAAATGCTGATTATCCGCAAGTTAAATTCGCAGGAATTATTAATCATGAAGAAAAATTATTTATCCGTAGCACATTAACTGCTTCATCAGCCGAACTTCCAGCTTTAAAAATGGAAATTTTAGATAAATATTATGACAACTCATACTGA
- a CDS encoding diaminopimelate decarboxylase yields the protein MKIPFVTKTQLEQLTAEYPTPFHLYDEKGIREKARALHTAFAWNKGFKEFFAVKATPTPAILKILHEEGCGVDCASYVELLMSQKCGFSGSEIMFSSNDTPAEEFKFAKKIGATINLDAYEHIKFLSALTDFEFPETMSLRYNPGGVFSMGTKIMDNPEESKFGMTKAQLFQGIKDLQQLGVKKFGIHSFLASNTVTNEYYPELARQLFELALEIHEKTGVTLDFINLSGGIGVNYRPEEKANDIAIIGEGVHQVYDEVLTQNGLGEVKIFTELGRFMLAPHGVLVTKVLHLKETYRSYVGVDASAVNLMRPAFYNAYHHISVSGKDNDVATEIYDVTGSLCENNDKFAKQRSLPKIEIGDLLVIHDTGAHGFSMGYQYNAKLRSSEILLQEDGKSRMIRRAEKPEDYFATLQGFEF from the coding sequence ATGAAGATCCCTTTTGTAACAAAAACACAACTTGAACAGCTCACTGCTGAATATCCAACGCCCTTTCATTTGTATGATGAAAAAGGAATCCGTGAAAAAGCACGCGCACTTCATACTGCTTTTGCGTGGAATAAAGGTTTTAAAGAATTTTTTGCTGTAAAAGCGACACCTACACCAGCAATTTTAAAAATACTACACGAAGAAGGTTGCGGAGTAGATTGTGCAAGTTATGTGGAGCTGCTAATGTCACAAAAATGTGGATTTTCTGGTTCTGAAATCATGTTTTCATCTAATGATACACCAGCTGAAGAGTTTAAATTTGCCAAAAAAATTGGTGCAACAATTAATCTTGATGCTTATGAACATATTAAATTTCTGTCAGCACTGACAGACTTTGAATTTCCTGAAACAATGAGCTTACGCTATAATCCAGGAGGCGTATTCTCAATGGGAACAAAAATCATGGATAACCCAGAAGAATCCAAGTTTGGTATGACAAAAGCTCAACTATTTCAAGGAATTAAAGACTTGCAACAGCTTGGTGTGAAAAAATTTGGAATCCACAGTTTCCTTGCTTCAAACACTGTAACGAATGAATACTATCCAGAACTCGCTCGTCAGTTATTTGAACTTGCTCTTGAAATTCATGAAAAAACAGGTGTAACGCTTGATTTTATTAATTTATCAGGTGGGATTGGAGTGAACTATCGACCAGAGGAAAAGGCAAATGATATTGCCATTATTGGCGAGGGTGTCCATCAGGTTTATGATGAAGTTTTAACACAAAATGGTTTGGGTGAGGTCAAAATTTTCACAGAACTTGGAAGATTTATGCTTGCTCCTCATGGTGTTCTGGTCACAAAAGTACTTCACTTGAAAGAAACATATCGAAGCTATGTTGGTGTAGATGCAAGTGCTGTAAACCTGATGCGTCCAGCATTTTATAATGCCTACCATCACATCAGTGTGTCAGGTAAAGATAATGATGTAGCAACAGAAATTTATGACGTTACAGGTTCTCTTTGCGAGAATAATGATAAATTTGCTAAACAACGCTCACTTCCTAAAATAGAAATTGGAGATTTACTTGTTATCCATGACACAGGTGCTCATGGTTTTTCAATGGGTTATCAGTACAATGCCAAGCTCAGAAGTAGTGAGATTTTGCTCCAAGAAGATGGGAAAAGTCGAATGATTCGCAGAGCAGAGAAACCAGAAGATTATTTCGCCACACTTCAAGGTTTTGAATTTTAA
- a CDS encoding branched-chain amino acid aminotransferase, with translation MTIDLDWENLGFNYTNLPFRYIARYKDGQWSTGELTGDNQLHISESSPALHYGQQGFEGLKAYRTKDGSIQLFRPDQNAARLQKTARRLCMAEVPTEMFIDAVKQVVKANEDFVPPYGTGGTLYLRPLLIGIGDIIGVKPADEYLFTVFAMPVGSYFKGGLAPSNFVISRDYDRAAPLGTGGAKVGGNYAASLQAEVGAKKAGYADAIYLDPATHTKIEEVGAANFFGITAENEFITPLSPSILPSITKYSLLYLAEHRLGLKAIETDVPVSDLNQFVEAGACGTAAIISPIGRIDDGEKQYVFHSETEVGPTIKRLYDELVGIQFGDVEAPDGWIVKVN, from the coding sequence ATGACGATTGATTTAGATTGGGAAAACTTAGGATTTAACTATACAAACTTACCATTTCGCTATATTGCCCGCTATAAAGATGGACAATGGAGTACAGGAGAACTAACAGGAGACAATCAACTCCATATTAGTGAATCTTCTCCTGCTCTACATTATGGTCAACAAGGTTTTGAAGGACTGAAAGCTTATCGCACAAAAGATGGCTCAATCCAGCTTTTTCGTCCAGACCAAAATGCAGCACGACTCCAAAAAACAGCTCGTCGCTTGTGCATGGCAGAAGTTCCAACAGAAATGTTTATTGATGCAGTCAAGCAAGTGGTTAAAGCTAATGAAGATTTTGTGCCTCCTTATGGTACAGGTGGGACGCTTTATCTTCGTCCGCTTCTCATTGGGATTGGAGATATTATTGGGGTGAAACCTGCGGATGAATATCTTTTTACTGTTTTTGCAATGCCTGTAGGTTCTTATTTTAAAGGTGGTTTGGCACCATCAAATTTTGTTATTTCGCGCGATTATGACCGTGCTGCTCCTTTGGGGACAGGTGGGGCAAAAGTTGGAGGAAATTATGCTGCATCGCTCCAAGCAGAAGTTGGTGCTAAGAAAGCGGGTTATGCTGATGCCATTTACCTTGATCCAGCAACACATACAAAAATTGAAGAAGTCGGAGCAGCAAACTTCTTTGGGATTACAGCGGAAAATGAATTTATTACGCCGTTGAGTCCATCTATTTTGCCATCAATTACTAAATATTCACTCTTATATTTGGCAGAACATCGTCTGGGTTTGAAAGCAATTGAAACAGATGTTCCTGTGAGTGATTTGAATCAATTTGTTGAAGCTGGTGCTTGTGGAACAGCTGCTATTATTTCACCTATTGGACGTATTGATGATGGAGAAAAACAGTATGTTTTTCATTCGGAAACAGAGGTTGGACCAACCATTAAACGTTTATATGATGAACTTGTTGGTATTCAATTTGGTGATGTAGAAGCACCTGATGGATGGATTGTTAAAGTAAATTAA